One window of Kosakonia cowanii JCM 10956 = DSM 18146 genomic DNA carries:
- a CDS encoding prepilin-type N-terminal cleavage/methylation domain-containing protein: protein MSTSLNRERGFSLTEVLLAMVLMVMVVTALGGYHRALSAGFSTASQWRQLWRYAWQQAQPHATPLPSGWQVSRGQTTTEGCVSINVTVISPLGRQGKMTQLFCPNSQ from the coding sequence ATGTCAACTTCCCTGAACCGGGAGCGGGGCTTCAGCCTGACGGAAGTCCTGCTGGCGATGGTGCTGATGGTGATGGTGGTCACTGCCCTTGGCGGGTATCATCGCGCGCTGTCCGCCGGGTTTTCCACCGCCAGCCAGTGGCGACAGCTCTGGCGCTATGCATGGCAGCAAGCTCAACCTCACGCGACGCCGCTCCCTTCGGGCTGGCAGGTTTCACGGGGGCAGACAACAACAGAAGGATGTGTCAGCATCAACGTCACCGTTATCTCGCCGCTGGGCAGGCAGGGGAAAATGACGCAACTTTTTTGCCCAAATAGTCAGTAG
- a CDS encoding DUF2509 family protein, with protein MNRQRGVSSLALVLLLLLLGSLMLNGLSQQLTSHIWRVNREGQGIRRTAEISSAMEAARRRRWPSEPALQCLQPAAEGVRSCLRIFADGSALLIAASAEAALWRQGRVEGEQVRFSPHGWSDFCPLTESALCQLP; from the coding sequence GTGAATCGGCAGCGCGGCGTATCCTCCCTGGCGCTGGTGCTTCTGTTGCTGCTGCTGGGTAGCCTGATGCTCAACGGCCTTAGCCAGCAGCTAACCAGCCATATCTGGCGGGTCAATCGTGAAGGGCAAGGGATACGCCGCACCGCAGAGATCTCATCGGCGATGGAGGCGGCGCGGCGCAGGCGATGGCCGTCAGAGCCTGCGCTGCAATGCTTGCAACCTGCCGCAGAGGGGGTGCGAAGCTGTCTGCGTATTTTTGCCGACGGCTCCGCTTTGCTGATCGCCGCCAGCGCAGAAGCGGCATTATGGCGGCAAGGGCGGGTAGAGGGTGAGCAGGTTCGCTTCTCTCCCCACGGCTGGAGCGATTTCTGCCCGCTTACGGAGAGCGCATTATGTCAACTTCCCTGA
- a CDS encoding prepilin peptidase-dependent protein, whose product MLNAQRGFSLLETLLAMTIGSVLLLASARFLPGLQIALMQHTRLQTIEDDLWQRLRAVAKHLQRAGYCNGSCNGQPLFISAKGECVIAQWDANSNGRWESAPSNDAEQTAFRLQNGALETLRGATSCTGRGWEKVTDPAQMHVGRFSVTQRRTVGLAPQLTIQLAASLPGAAEKTVSGELTVTGYNL is encoded by the coding sequence ATGTTAAATGCTCAGCGTGGTTTTTCCTTGCTGGAGACGCTGCTGGCAATGACCATCGGTAGCGTGCTGCTGCTTGCCTCCGCCCGCTTTCTGCCCGGTCTACAGATTGCCCTTATGCAGCACACCCGGCTGCAGACTATTGAGGACGACCTCTGGCAGCGGCTGCGGGCCGTTGCTAAACACCTGCAGCGCGCGGGTTACTGCAACGGTAGCTGTAATGGTCAGCCGCTTTTTATCAGCGCCAAAGGGGAGTGCGTCATTGCGCAGTGGGATGCCAACAGTAATGGTCGCTGGGAGAGTGCACCCAGTAATGACGCCGAACAAACGGCCTTTCGCCTGCAGAACGGGGCGCTAGAAACGCTACGCGGTGCGACCTCCTGCACCGGTAGAGGGTGGGAAAAAGTCACCGATCCCGCGCAGATGCACGTCGGGCGCTTTAGCGTGACCCAACGCCGGACGGTAGGTTTAGCGCCGCAGCTCACGATCCAGCTTGCCGCCAGCCTGCCGGGCGCTGCTGAGAAAACGGTGAGCGGCGAGCTAACCGTCACCGGGTATAACCTGTGA
- a CDS encoding prepilin peptidase-dependent protein has protein sequence MKKEDGFTLIETLVAVALIVILSAAGISGWQSWQAQQRLWQTALQARHFLERLREEANWRNRSQVVYSVREGEQWCLLNAPAARCSAQQALMMRPAWPDVTLADVTPSLGFYGLRNTAWPGHIRLRSSAGEWRVVVSAWGRIRMCQPGGGSVC, from the coding sequence ATGAAAAAAGAAGATGGCTTTACATTGATTGAAACCCTCGTTGCCGTGGCGCTGATTGTCATTCTCAGCGCAGCGGGGATTTCCGGCTGGCAGAGCTGGCAAGCGCAGCAGCGGCTGTGGCAAACCGCCCTTCAGGCGCGCCATTTCCTTGAGCGCCTGCGGGAGGAGGCCAACTGGCGCAACCGGTCGCAGGTTGTTTACAGCGTGCGGGAGGGGGAGCAGTGGTGCTTGCTTAACGCACCGGCGGCGCGTTGCTCAGCGCAGCAGGCGTTAATGATGCGCCCGGCCTGGCCAGACGTTACGCTGGCTGATGTCACGCCATCGCTCGGTTTTTATGGTTTACGCAATACCGCCTGGCCGGGGCATATTCGCCTGCGCAGCAGCGCCGGTGAGTGGCGGGTGGTGGTCTCTGCATGGGGGAGGATCAGAATGTGTCAGCCTGGAGGAGGGAGTGTATGTTAA
- the thyA gene encoding thymidylate synthase: protein MKQYLELMQKVLNEGTPKNDRTGTGTLSIFGHQMRFNLQDGFPLVTTKRCHLRSIIHELLWFLQGDTNIAYLRENKVSIWDEWADENGDLGPVYGKQWRAWPTPDGRHIDQISTVIEQLKNDPDSRRIIVSAWNVGELDKMALAPCHAFFQFYVADGKLSCQLYQRSCDVFLGLPFNIASYALLVHMMAQQCDLEPGDFVWTGGDTHLYSNHLEQTHLQLSREPRALPKLVIKRKPASLFDYRFEDFEIEGYDPHPAIKAPVAI from the coding sequence ATGAAACAGTATTTAGAGTTGATGCAAAAGGTGCTTAACGAAGGCACCCCGAAAAATGACCGCACCGGGACAGGCACGCTGTCTATTTTTGGCCATCAGATGCGTTTTAATCTGCAGGACGGCTTCCCGCTGGTAACCACCAAGCGCTGCCATTTGCGTTCAATTATTCATGAGCTGCTGTGGTTCCTGCAGGGCGATACCAACATTGCCTACCTGCGTGAGAACAAGGTCTCTATCTGGGACGAATGGGCCGATGAAAATGGCGATCTGGGCCCTGTCTACGGCAAACAGTGGCGCGCCTGGCCAACGCCGGATGGTCGCCATATCGATCAGATTTCAACGGTCATTGAGCAGCTGAAAAACGATCCGGACTCGCGCCGCATTATCGTTTCGGCGTGGAACGTCGGCGAACTGGATAAAATGGCACTGGCCCCGTGCCACGCTTTTTTCCAGTTCTATGTGGCAGATGGCAAGCTCTCTTGCCAGCTCTACCAGCGTTCATGCGACGTCTTCCTCGGTCTGCCGTTCAATATCGCCAGCTACGCGTTGCTGGTGCATATGATGGCGCAGCAGTGTGATCTTGAGCCGGGTGACTTTGTCTGGACCGGTGGCGACACGCACCTCTACAGCAACCACCTTGAGCAGACGCATCTGCAACTGAGCCGCGAGCCGCGCGCGTTGCCGAAGCTGGTAATCAAACGTAAACCCGCTTCACTGTTTGATTACCGTTTCGAAGACTTCGAAATCGAAGGCTACGATCCGCATCCTGCGATCAAAGCGCCGGTCGCTATCTGA
- the lgt gene encoding prolipoprotein diacylglyceryl transferase: MNSGYLHFPDFDPVIFSIGPVSLHWYGLMYLVGFVFAMWLATRRANRPNSGWTKNEVENLLYAGFLGVFLGGRLGYVLFYNFPLFLDDPLYLFRVWDGGMSFHGGLIGVIVVMIIFAKRTKRSFFQVADFIAPLIPFGLGAGRLGNFINGELWGRVDPSFKYTMLFPGSRAEDMALLPSHPEWQSIFDTYGVLPRHMSQLYELALEGVVLFIILNLFIRKPRPTGAVSGLFLIGYGAFRIIVEFFRQPDAQFTGEWVQYISMGQILSIPMIIAGGIMMIWAYRHRSPQHVS, encoded by the coding sequence ATGAACAGTGGCTATCTGCATTTTCCGGATTTTGATCCGGTGATTTTCTCCATCGGACCCGTATCCCTGCACTGGTACGGTCTGATGTATCTGGTCGGTTTTGTTTTCGCTATGTGGCTGGCAACCCGCCGGGCTAACCGCCCGAACAGCGGCTGGACCAAAAACGAAGTTGAAAACCTGCTCTACGCAGGCTTCCTCGGGGTGTTCCTCGGTGGTCGTCTCGGCTACGTGCTGTTCTATAATTTCCCGCTCTTCCTCGACGATCCGCTCTATCTCTTCCGCGTATGGGACGGCGGCATGTCCTTCCACGGCGGCTTAATCGGCGTGATCGTGGTGATGATCATCTTTGCTAAACGCACCAAACGCAGCTTCTTCCAGGTCGCCGACTTTATCGCGCCGCTGATCCCGTTTGGCCTCGGTGCCGGTCGCCTGGGTAACTTTATTAACGGCGAGCTCTGGGGCCGTGTCGATCCCTCCTTCAAATACACCATGCTGTTCCCTGGCTCGCGTGCGGAAGATATGGCGCTGCTGCCTTCTCATCCGGAGTGGCAATCGATTTTTGATACCTACGGCGTTCTGCCGCGCCACATGTCCCAGCTCTATGAGCTGGCGCTGGAAGGCGTGGTGCTGTTTATCATTCTTAACCTCTTTATCCGTAAACCTCGCCCGACCGGCGCGGTCTCCGGCCTGTTCCTGATTGGCTACGGCGCGTTCCGTATCATCGTTGAGTTTTTCCGCCAGCCCGATGCCCAGTTTACCGGCGAGTGGGTGCAGTACATCAGCATGGGGCAGATCCTCTCCATTCCGATGATTATTGCAGGCGGCATCATGATGATCTGGGCGTACCGCCATCGTTCGCCGCAACACGTTTCCTGA
- the ptsP gene encoding phosphoenolpyruvate--protein phosphotransferase, which produces MLTRLREIVEKVASAPRLNEALEILVTDVCLAMETEVCSVYLADHDRRCFYLMATRGLKKPRGRTVTLAFDQGIVGLVGRLAEPINLADAQKHPSFKFIPSVKEERFRAFLGVPIIQRRQLLGVLVVQQREIRQYDESEESFLVTLATQMAGILSQSQLTALFGQYRQTRIRALPASSGVAIAEGWMDQTLPLMEQVYPASTLDTSLERERLTTALEEAANEFRRYSKRFSAGAQKETAAIFDLYSHLLSDARLRRELFEEVDRGVVAEWAVKTVIESFAAQFAALSDGYLKERAGDLRALGQRLLFHLDDNIQGPNSWPERFVLVADELSATTLAELPHDRLAGVVVRDGASNSHAAIMVRALGIPTVMGADIQPSALHRRTLIVDGYRGELLVDPEPVLLQEYQRLITEENELSRLAEDDVNLEARLSSGERVKVMLNAGLSPAHEEKLGKRIDGIGLYRTEIPFMLQSGFPSEEEQVAQYQGMLQMFNDKPVTLRTLDVGADKQLPYMPISEENPCLGWRGIRITLDQPEIFLIQVRAMLRANAATGNLSILLPMITSIDEVDEARRLIERAGREVEEMIGYAIPKPRIGVMLEVPSMVFMLSHLVNRVDFISVGTNDLTQYILAVDRNNTRVANMYDSLHPAVLRALAMISGEAERLGIDLCLCGEMAGDPMCVALLIGMGYRHLSMNGRSVARIKYLLRRIDCEEVQALAQRALESQLTTEVRHQIAAFMERRGLGGLIRGGI; this is translated from the coding sequence ATGCTCACCCGACTGCGAGAGATTGTTGAGAAAGTTGCCAGCGCGCCACGTCTTAACGAAGCGCTGGAGATACTGGTTACCGACGTTTGTCTGGCGATGGAAACCGAAGTATGTTCGGTCTATCTCGCAGATCACGACAGGCGCTGTTTCTATCTTATGGCGACGCGCGGTTTGAAAAAGCCGCGCGGCCGCACTGTTACGCTCGCATTCGATCAAGGTATCGTCGGCCTGGTAGGCAGGCTGGCGGAGCCTATCAACCTTGCCGACGCGCAAAAACACCCCAGCTTTAAATTTATCCCCTCGGTGAAAGAGGAGCGGTTTCGCGCTTTTCTTGGTGTGCCGATCATTCAGCGCCGCCAGTTGCTTGGCGTACTGGTGGTGCAGCAGCGCGAAATTCGCCAGTACGACGAGAGCGAAGAGTCCTTCCTTGTTACCCTCGCCACCCAGATGGCGGGTATTCTTTCCCAGTCTCAGCTAACCGCCCTGTTTGGCCAGTATCGTCAGACCCGTATTCGTGCGCTGCCGGCCTCGTCCGGCGTGGCGATTGCCGAAGGGTGGATGGATCAAACGCTGCCGTTGATGGAGCAGGTTTACCCGGCCTCGACGCTGGATACCTCTCTTGAGCGGGAAAGGTTAACGACCGCGCTGGAAGAGGCGGCGAATGAGTTTCGTCGCTACAGCAAACGCTTCTCCGCCGGCGCGCAAAAAGAGACGGCGGCGATCTTTGACCTCTATTCGCACCTGCTCTCCGATGCGCGTCTTCGCCGCGAGCTGTTTGAAGAGGTCGACCGCGGTGTGGTCGCCGAGTGGGCGGTAAAAACCGTTATTGAGAGCTTTGCCGCGCAGTTTGCCGCCCTCAGTGATGGCTATCTGAAAGAGCGCGCGGGCGATCTGCGCGCTCTCGGCCAGCGCCTGCTGTTCCATCTTGATGACAATATTCAGGGGCCAAATAGCTGGCCGGAACGCTTCGTGCTGGTGGCAGACGAACTCTCTGCAACGACGCTTGCCGAGTTGCCCCATGACAGGCTGGCGGGCGTGGTGGTGCGCGATGGCGCCTCCAACTCCCATGCCGCGATTATGGTGCGCGCGCTGGGCATTCCTACGGTTATGGGGGCCGATATTCAGCCTTCAGCGCTGCATCGGCGGACGCTGATCGTTGATGGCTATCGTGGCGAACTGCTGGTCGATCCTGAGCCGGTACTGCTGCAGGAGTACCAGCGTCTCATCACGGAAGAGAATGAGTTAAGCCGTCTTGCCGAAGATGACGTCAACCTCGAAGCCCGCTTAAGCAGCGGCGAGCGAGTTAAAGTGATGCTCAACGCCGGGTTAAGCCCTGCCCATGAAGAGAAGCTGGGCAAGCGAATCGACGGCATTGGGCTCTACCGCACCGAAATTCCCTTTATGTTGCAAAGTGGTTTTCCCTCCGAAGAGGAGCAGGTGGCGCAGTATCAGGGCATGTTGCAGATGTTTAACGACAAGCCAGTGACGCTGCGTACGCTGGATGTCGGCGCCGACAAGCAGCTACCCTATATGCCGATAAGCGAAGAGAACCCCTGCCTTGGCTGGCGTGGCATTCGTATTACCCTCGATCAGCCGGAGATCTTCCTGATCCAGGTGCGCGCAATGCTGCGGGCAAACGCTGCAACCGGCAACCTCAGCATTCTGCTGCCGATGATCACCAGCATTGATGAGGTGGATGAGGCGCGCAGGCTGATTGAGCGTGCCGGGCGGGAAGTGGAAGAGATGATCGGTTATGCCATTCCGAAACCGCGCATTGGCGTGATGCTGGAAGTCCCCTCGATGGTGTTTATGCTGTCGCACCTGGTTAACCGCGTCGATTTTATCTCTGTCGGCACTAATGACTTAACCCAATACATTCTTGCTGTCGATCGTAACAATACCCGTGTAGCGAATATGTATGACAGCCTGCACCCGGCGGTGCTGCGCGCGCTGGCGATGATTTCAGGCGAAGCTGAACGGCTGGGGATCGATCTCTGTTTATGCGGAGAAATGGCCGGCGATCCGATGTGCGTCGCGCTATTGATTGGCATGGGCTACCGGCATCTTTCCATGAATGGTCGCTCGGTGGCGCGTATCAAATATTTGCTGCGCCGCATTGATTGCGAAGAGGTCCAGGCGCTGGCACAGCGTGCGCTGGAGTCCCAGCTGACAACCGAAGTGCGCCACCAGATTGCCGCATTTATGGAGAGGCGCGGCCTCGGCGGGCTGATCCGCGGCGGGATTTAA
- the rppH gene encoding RNA pyrophosphohydrolase, which yields MIDDDGYRPNVGIVICNRQGQVMWAKRFGQHSWQFPQGGINPGESPEQAMYRELFEEVGLSRKDVRILASTRNWLRYKLPKRLVRWDTKPVCIGQKQKWFLLQLMSNDSDINMQTSSTPEFDGWRWVSYWYPVRQVVSFKRDVYRRVMKEFAAAVLALQETPVKPQSAPAWRRKRG from the coding sequence GTGATTGATGACGATGGCTACCGCCCAAATGTGGGAATCGTAATCTGTAATCGACAGGGTCAGGTCATGTGGGCCAAACGCTTCGGACAGCACTCATGGCAGTTTCCCCAGGGGGGAATCAATCCTGGAGAATCTCCGGAGCAGGCCATGTACCGGGAGCTGTTCGAGGAAGTGGGCTTAAGTCGTAAAGATGTTCGTATCCTTGCTTCTACCCGTAACTGGTTGCGTTACAAGTTACCGAAACGTTTGGTGCGTTGGGACACAAAGCCGGTTTGCATCGGCCAGAAACAGAAATGGTTTCTTTTGCAGTTGATGAGCAACGACAGCGATATCAATATGCAAACCAGCAGTACACCCGAGTTTGATGGCTGGCGTTGGGTGAGCTACTGGTATCCTGTTCGCCAGGTTGTGTCGTTTAAACGCGACGTCTACCGGCGGGTGATGAAAGAGTTTGCAGCCGCTGTGCTGGCGCTTCAGGAGACCCCTGTGAAGCCGCAAAGCGCGCCTGCCTGGCGACGGAAACGAGGTTAA
- the mutH gene encoding DNA mismatch repair endonuclease MutH produces MCVIAPLTSPPETEAQLLAQAQRLAGYTLGELAELAGMPTPRDLKRDKGWIGVLLERWLGASAGSKPEQDFAALGVELKTIPIDPLGGPLETTFVCVAPLTGNTGVVWETSHVRHKLKRVLWVPVEGSRTIPLAERRVGSPLLWSPDADEEQQLRQDWEELMDLIVLGQVTRITARHGEVLQLRPKAANSKALTEAIGEHGEPILTLPRGFYLKKNFTRALLARHFALST; encoded by the coding sequence ATGTGTGTAATCGCCCCTCTCACCTCTCCACCCGAAACTGAAGCGCAGCTGCTGGCGCAGGCGCAGCGGCTGGCAGGCTATACGTTAGGCGAGCTGGCTGAACTGGCCGGAATGCCGACGCCGCGCGATCTGAAGCGCGACAAAGGGTGGATCGGCGTGCTGCTGGAGCGCTGGCTGGGAGCGAGCGCAGGCAGTAAGCCGGAGCAGGATTTTGCGGCGCTGGGCGTGGAGCTGAAAACTATCCCGATAGATCCGCTGGGCGGTCCGCTGGAAACCACCTTTGTCTGCGTAGCACCGCTAACCGGCAACACAGGAGTGGTGTGGGAAACCAGCCATGTCCGCCATAAGCTTAAGCGCGTCCTGTGGGTACCTGTCGAGGGATCGCGCACCATTCCCCTTGCTGAGCGTCGGGTGGGATCGCCGCTGCTCTGGAGCCCGGACGCCGATGAGGAGCAGCAGTTGCGCCAGGACTGGGAAGAGTTAATGGATCTGATTGTGCTCGGCCAGGTCACGCGCATTACCGCCCGTCATGGTGAAGTGCTGCAGCTGCGCCCGAAAGCGGCCAACAGTAAAGCGTTAACCGAAGCCATCGGCGAGCACGGCGAGCCGATTCTGACCCTGCCGCGCGGTTTTTATTTGAAAAAGAACTTTACCCGTGCGCTGCTTGCGCGCCATTTTGCGTTATCGACCTAG
- a CDS encoding YgdI/YgdR family lipoprotein, translated as MKKWAVIISAVGLACAVSGCSSDYVMSTKDGRMILTDGKPQIDDDTGLVSYHDQQGNKMQINRDDVSQIIER; from the coding sequence ATGAAGAAGTGGGCAGTGATTATTTCCGCGGTCGGGCTGGCATGTGCCGTCAGCGGTTGCAGCAGCGATTATGTAATGTCGACCAAAGACGGCAGAATGATTCTGACGGATGGTAAGCCGCAGATTGATGATGACACCGGGCTGGTGAGCTATCACGATCAGCAGGGCAACAAAATGCAGATTAACCGCGATGACGTATCCCAGATTATTGAGCGTTAA
- a CDS encoding NADP(H)-dependent aldo-keto reductase, with protein MHYHRIPHSSLEISTLGLGTMTFGEQNSEADAHAQLDYAVSQGINLIDVAEMYPVPPRPETQGLTETYVGNWLAKRNNREKLVIASKVSGPSRNSDSGIRPNQALDRKNIRAALDESLKRLQTDYLDLYQVHWPQRQTNCFGKLGYSWVESAPVITLLETLEALTECQRAGKIRYIGVSNETAFGVMRYLQLAEKHELPRIVTIQNPYSLLNRSFEVGLAEVSQYEGVELLAYSCLAFGTLTGKYLNGAKPAGARNTLFSRFTRYSSEQSQKAVAAYVDIAKRHNLDPAQMALAFVRRQPFVASTLLGATTMEQLKTNVESLHLDLSDEVIAEIEAVHQVYTYPAP; from the coding sequence ATGCACTATCACCGTATCCCCCACAGTTCGCTTGAAATAAGCACCCTCGGGCTGGGCACAATGACGTTTGGTGAACAAAACAGCGAAGCCGACGCCCATGCACAGCTTGATTACGCAGTCAGCCAGGGCATTAACCTGATTGATGTCGCAGAGATGTACCCCGTCCCTCCGCGCCCGGAAACCCAGGGCCTGACGGAAACCTACGTCGGCAACTGGCTGGCGAAACGCAACAACCGCGAAAAACTGGTTATCGCCTCGAAAGTGAGCGGCCCGAGCCGCAACAGCGATAGCGGCATTCGCCCGAACCAGGCACTCGATCGCAAAAATATCCGCGCCGCGCTTGATGAGAGCCTCAAGCGCCTGCAAACCGACTATCTCGATCTCTACCAGGTTCACTGGCCGCAGCGCCAGACCAACTGCTTTGGCAAGCTGGGCTACAGCTGGGTTGAGAGCGCGCCGGTCATCACCTTACTGGAAACGCTGGAAGCCCTTACCGAGTGCCAGCGCGCCGGTAAAATCCGCTATATCGGTGTCTCGAACGAAACGGCGTTTGGCGTGATGCGTTACCTGCAACTGGCGGAGAAGCACGAGCTGCCGCGCATTGTGACGATCCAGAACCCCTACAGCTTGCTGAACCGCAGCTTTGAGGTGGGTCTGGCGGAAGTGAGCCAGTATGAGGGCGTTGAACTGCTGGCCTACTCCTGCCTGGCGTTTGGTACGCTGACCGGCAAATACCTGAACGGTGCGAAACCGGCAGGTGCACGCAATACGCTGTTCAGCCGCTTTACCCGTTACAGCAGCGAGCAGTCACAAAAAGCGGTAGCGGCCTATGTCGATATTGCGAAACGGCACAATCTCGATCCGGCGCAGATGGCGCTGGCCTTCGTGCGTCGTCAGCCCTTCGTCGCCAGCACCCTGCTGGGCGCGACGACGATGGAGCAGCTGAAAACCAACGTTGAGAGCCTGCATCTGGATTTGAGCGATGAGGTGATCGCGGAGATCGAGGCGGTGCATCAGGTCTACACCTACCCCGCTCCGTAA
- the lplT gene encoding lysophospholipid transporter LplT: protein MRQKPNTHESVSANSPLLSRGMMAVIAAQFLSAFGDNALLFATLALLKAEFYPDWSQPVLQMVFVGAYILFAPFVGQVADSFAKGRVMMVANAMKLLGAASICVGVNPFVGYLLVGIGAAAYSPAKYGILGEITTGDKLVKANGLMESSTIAAILIGSVAGGVLADWHVLAAVGVCALVYAGAVVANLMIPKLPAARPGRSWRFGPMTASFFSACKSLWQNGETRFSLVGTSLFWGAGVTLRFLLVLWVPVALGLTDNATPTYLNAMVAVGIVVGAGLAAKLVTLDKVSRCMPAGVLIGIAVVIFSLQHALLPAYGVLMLIGVLGGFFVVPLNALLQAIGKESVGAGNAIAVQNLGENTAMLLMLGLYSLAIKVGVPVVGTGIGFGVLFALAIAALWIWQRRR, encoded by the coding sequence ATGAGGCAGAAACCGAACACGCATGAGTCAGTAAGCGCTAACTCGCCGCTCTTATCGCGAGGAATGATGGCGGTGATTGCCGCTCAGTTTCTCTCGGCATTTGGCGATAACGCACTGCTCTTTGCCACGCTGGCGCTGCTGAAAGCGGAGTTTTACCCCGACTGGAGCCAGCCTGTTCTGCAAATGGTGTTTGTGGGTGCTTACATTCTTTTCGCACCGTTTGTCGGCCAGGTGGCTGACAGCTTTGCCAAAGGGCGCGTAATGATGGTTGCCAACGCCATGAAACTGCTGGGCGCGGCGAGCATCTGCGTGGGGGTTAACCCGTTTGTCGGTTACCTGCTGGTGGGCATTGGCGCAGCGGCCTACTCCCCGGCGAAGTATGGCATTCTCGGCGAGATCACCACCGGCGATAAGCTGGTGAAGGCGAATGGCCTGATGGAGTCATCGACCATTGCCGCGATCCTCATCGGCTCGGTCGCGGGCGGCGTGCTGGCCGACTGGCATGTGCTGGCGGCGGTCGGCGTTTGTGCGCTGGTCTACGCCGGGGCGGTGGTGGCTAACCTGATGATCCCGAAACTGCCTGCGGCGCGCCCCGGGCGCTCGTGGCGCTTTGGGCCGATGACCGCCAGCTTCTTTAGCGCCTGTAAAAGCCTGTGGCAGAACGGGGAAACCCGCTTCTCGCTGGTGGGTACCAGCCTCTTCTGGGGCGCAGGTGTGACGCTGCGTTTCCTGCTGGTGCTGTGGGTGCCGGTAGCGCTCGGCCTGACGGATAACGCCACGCCAACCTACCTCAACGCGATGGTTGCCGTCGGCATTGTGGTGGGTGCCGGGCTGGCGGCGAAGCTGGTGACGCTGGATAAGGTCTCCCGCTGTATGCCGGCCGGGGTGCTGATCGGTATCGCCGTAGTGATCTTCTCGCTGCAGCACGCTCTGCTGCCTGCTTATGGCGTGCTGATGCTGATTGGCGTGCTCGGCGGTTTCTTCGTGGTGCCGCTCAACGCGCTGTTGCAGGCGATTGGCAAGGAGTCCGTCGGTGCGGGCAACGCCATAGCCGTGCAGAACCTCGGTGAAAACACCGCCATGCTGCTGATGCTGGGGCTTTACTCACTGGCCATCAAAGTGGGCGTGCCGGTGGTGGGAACCGGTATCGGGTTTGGTGTGCTGTTTGCGCTGGCGATTGCGGCGCTGTGGATCTGGCAGCGCCGCCGGTAA